One Chordicoccus furentiruminis DNA window includes the following coding sequences:
- the ilvN gene encoding acetolactate synthase small subunit, which yields MKGIFSVLVENKDGVLSQISGLFARRGYNIDSLAVGETDKHDVSSMTIVSTGDQRTIDQIEKHLNKKLDVIKVRRLEENRCIARETMLIKVAYSATNRASLIEICSVMHAKILHLSLKSMVIEITDTPEQVENFIELVRSFGILELQRTGTIAIGEG from the coding sequence GTGAAGGGAATATTTTCGGTACTCGTGGAAAACAAAGACGGCGTGCTGTCGCAGATCTCCGGCCTTTTCGCGCGGCGGGGCTACAACATTGACAGTCTGGCCGTGGGGGAGACGGACAAGCACGACGTGTCGAGCATGACGATCGTCTCCACCGGCGATCAGAGGACCATCGACCAGATCGAGAAGCATCTGAACAAAAAGCTCGACGTCATCAAGGTCCGGCGGCTGGAGGAGAACCGCTGCATCGCCCGCGAGACGATGCTGATCAAGGTCGCGTACTCCGCGACGAACCGCGCCTCGCTGATCGAGATCTGCAGCGTGATGCACGCGAAAATCCTGCATCTGTCGCTGAAAAGCATGGTCATCGAGATCACCGACACGCCGGAGCAGGTGGAAAACTTCATTGAGCTCGTCCGGTCCTTCGGCATACTGGAGCTGCAGCGGACTGGCACGATCGCGATCGGAGAAGGGTAA
- a CDS encoding YbaK/EbsC family protein: MSFERARAYLEEKGFGDHIIVPDEPTGTVQLAAEALGVDPGRIAKTMSFLVGGEPILILTEGTAKVDNHKFKAAFHTKAKMIPCDSVERIVGHAPGGVCPFGINDGVRVYFDESLKRYDTVYPAAGDDDSAVKLTIPELESLVDADGWVDVCKETA; encoded by the coding sequence ATGTCATTTGAGAGAGCCAGAGCATATCTGGAAGAAAAGGGATTCGGCGATCATATCATTGTGCCGGACGAGCCCACCGGAACGGTGCAGCTCGCGGCCGAGGCGCTCGGCGTGGATCCGGGCCGGATCGCAAAGACGATGTCCTTCCTCGTGGGGGGCGAGCCGATCCTGATTCTGACCGAAGGGACGGCAAAGGTTGACAATCATAAATTCAAAGCGGCGTTTCACACCAAGGCGAAGATGATTCCCTGCGATTCCGTGGAACGGATTGTGGGACACGCGCCAGGCGGCGTCTGCCCCTTCGGCATCAACGACGGCGTCCGGGTATACTTTGACGAGTCGCTGAAACGGTACGACACGGTGTATCCGGCCGCGGGCGATGATGACAGCGCGGTGAAGCTGACGATTCCGGAACTGGAGTCGCTGGTGGACGCGGACGGCTGGGTGGACGTATGCAAAGAGACGGCGTAA
- a CDS encoding NUDIX hydrolase: MQRDGVNREEEGRLPLRRLSRTTLYAGSALDYCRDRMQLPDGSEETWDFIHHRRGGGACVIPVTEDGRILMIRQYRPAADREELELPAGARLHPDEDAAETAARELREETGCTAGCLRHLATLRTAVAWCDETTELFLAEKLSSPGAQQLDPAEEICVEVHSPEELLEMISDGRIDDAKTVAGIFGYLALKGRE; encoded by the coding sequence ATGCAAAGAGACGGCGTAAACCGGGAAGAGGAAGGCCGGCTCCCGCTGCGCCGTCTTTCACGGACCACGCTCTATGCGGGATCGGCGCTGGACTACTGCCGGGACCGGATGCAGCTGCCGGACGGAAGCGAGGAGACGTGGGATTTCATCCATCACCGGCGGGGCGGTGGCGCCTGCGTCATTCCTGTGACAGAGGACGGACGGATCCTGATGATCCGGCAGTACCGGCCGGCAGCGGACCGGGAGGAGCTGGAGCTTCCGGCCGGAGCTAGGCTTCATCCGGATGAGGACGCGGCGGAAACCGCGGCGAGGGAACTGAGGGAGGAGACCGGATGCACGGCCGGATGCCTTCGCCACCTGGCGACTCTCCGGACGGCTGTCGCCTGGTGCGACGAGACGACTGAGCTCTTCCTGGCGGAGAAGCTCAGCAGTCCCGGCGCGCAGCAGCTGGACCCGGCGGAGGAGATCTGCGTGGAGGTTCATTCCCCGGAGGAACTGCTGGAGATGATCTCGGACGGGAGAATCGACGACGCCAAGACGGTGGCGGGCATATTCGGGTATCTTGCCCTGAAGGGCAGAGAATGA
- a CDS encoding patatin-like phospholipase family protein, whose product MKVFSRLNEIPEGLADAPVTPGTLVLEGGAWRGLYTQGALDVLMQAGILFKTTVGVSAGAMSGLGYLSGQIGWAPRINLSHRHDSRYCGLGAVKSDHGVTGFTYLFGVLMKESGFSMERLMRPERDFYAVATDIDSGETVYFRKGECDILRAVRASATVPYASRPVVIKGHAYLDGGCSTKIPYGWAKERFGGRIMVIRTQYADYRKGERKLTKIDRLMYGSRPRFLDAMLKSYPLYNATLDEIDRDTAAGEAFLLAPSEPVTISRFEKDVEKLGALYELGRKDMADHLDELKAYLEG is encoded by the coding sequence ATGAAGGTATTCAGCAGACTCAATGAAATCCCGGAAGGACTGGCTGATGCGCCGGTCACGCCCGGCACACTGGTGCTGGAGGGCGGCGCCTGGCGCGGGCTCTACACGCAGGGTGCGCTGGACGTGCTGATGCAGGCGGGCATTCTGTTCAAAACGACGGTCGGCGTCTCGGCCGGCGCAATGTCGGGCCTCGGGTATCTGTCAGGCCAGATCGGCTGGGCGCCCCGGATCAACCTCTCCCACCGTCACGACAGCCGGTACTGCGGTCTGGGCGCGGTGAAGAGCGACCACGGCGTCACCGGTTTCACCTATCTTTTCGGCGTGCTGATGAAGGAATCCGGATTCTCGATGGAACGCCTGATGCGGCCGGAGCGGGACTTCTATGCCGTGGCGACTGACATCGACAGCGGCGAAACCGTCTATTTCCGGAAAGGGGAATGCGATATCCTCCGGGCAGTCCGCGCCTCCGCGACAGTTCCGTACGCCTCCCGGCCGGTCGTGATCAAGGGACACGCCTATCTGGACGGCGGCTGCTCGACGAAGATTCCCTACGGATGGGCGAAGGAGCGTTTCGGCGGCAGGATCATGGTGATCCGCACACAGTACGCAGACTATCGGAAGGGCGAACGGAAGCTGACAAAAATTGACCGGCTGATGTACGGTTCCCGGCCCCGTTTCCTCGACGCGATGCTGAAGTCCTATCCGCTCTACAATGCGACGCTGGATGAGATCGACCGCGACACCGCCGCGGGAGAAGCATTCCTTCTGGCTCCGTCCGAGCCCGTGACGATCAGCCGTTTCGAGAAGGATGTGGAGAAGCTGGGTGCGCTCTATGAACTTGGACGGAAGGATATGGCCGATCATCTGGACGAGCTGAAGGCTTATCTGGAAGGATAA
- a CDS encoding class I SAM-dependent rRNA methyltransferase, translating into MTEATVKLRKHEGRLLKSGGAWIFDNEIAEVSGTFANGDLVRVEDFDGYPLGTGFINMHSRIRVRMLTRDPEAVIDRAFFRERLARAWAYRKKTVDTSSCRLVFGEADDLPGITIDKYEDVLVVESLALGIDRWKDMIAELAKEVLAEDGITVRGIYERSDSKERLKEGMERKKGFIGEPFDTTVRITENGVRYLVDVKDGQKTGFFLDQKYNRLAIQRLAKGGDVLDCFTHTGSFALNAALGGAAHVTGVDASEEAVGMARKNAGLNGFTNVEFMTADVLDLLPKLRAEGKTYDLVILDPPAFAKSKANVRNATRGYTAINRDGMRLVREGGFLATCSCSHFMTRELFEKMLREAAREAHVRIRQVEERAQSPDHPVLWTAEESYYLKFYILQVIGSM; encoded by the coding sequence GTGACAGAAGCGACGGTGAAACTGAGAAAGCATGAGGGACGGCTGCTCAAATCGGGCGGCGCCTGGATTTTTGACAACGAGATCGCGGAGGTCAGCGGCACGTTCGCGAACGGCGACCTGGTGAGAGTGGAGGACTTTGACGGCTATCCGCTGGGCACAGGCTTTATCAACATGCACTCCCGGATCCGGGTGCGTATGCTGACGAGAGATCCGGAGGCGGTGATCGACCGCGCCTTTTTCAGGGAAAGGCTGGCGAGAGCCTGGGCTTATCGGAAGAAAACCGTCGATACGTCGAGCTGCCGGCTGGTCTTCGGAGAGGCTGATGATCTGCCGGGTATCACGATCGACAAATATGAGGACGTGCTGGTCGTCGAGTCCCTCGCGCTGGGCATCGACCGCTGGAAGGATATGATCGCGGAGCTGGCGAAGGAGGTGCTGGCGGAGGACGGGATCACCGTCCGGGGCATTTATGAGCGCAGCGACTCGAAGGAGCGGCTGAAGGAGGGCATGGAGCGTAAGAAGGGCTTTATCGGCGAGCCCTTTGATACGACGGTGCGGATCACGGAGAACGGCGTCCGCTATCTGGTGGACGTGAAGGACGGGCAGAAAACCGGGTTCTTTCTCGATCAGAAATACAATCGGCTGGCGATCCAGCGTCTCGCAAAGGGCGGAGACGTGCTGGACTGCTTCACGCATACCGGCTCCTTCGCGCTGAACGCGGCGTTGGGCGGCGCCGCCCATGTGACCGGCGTGGACGCCTCGGAAGAGGCGGTCGGGATGGCAAGGAAAAATGCCGGACTGAACGGATTCACGAATGTGGAGTTTATGACCGCGGATGTGCTTGATCTTCTGCCGAAGCTGCGCGCGGAAGGGAAAACGTATGATCTGGTGATCCTGGATCCGCCCGCCTTCGCGAAATCAAAGGCGAACGTCCGCAATGCGACGCGCGGCTACACCGCGATCAACCGGGACGGCATGCGGCTCGTCCGGGAGGGCGGTTTTCTCGCGACCTGCTCCTGCTCGCATTTTATGACGCGGGAGCTTTTTGAGAAGATGCTCCGCGAGGCGGCCCGGGAGGCTCATGTACGGATCCGTCAGGTTGAGGAGCGGGCCCAGTCACCGGATCATCCGGTCCTCTGGACGGCGGAAGAGTCCTATTACCTGAAGTTCTACATCCTGCAGGTCATCGGGAGTATGTGA
- a CDS encoding sigma-70 family RNA polymerase sigma factor, giving the protein MRQPVEDLVRMYQENLFRAAFSVCRNQQDAEDVVQETFIRYMRSDWDFESEEHIKAWLLRTAINQAKNVVRSFWHRNRSGTDEFLEQTAFAKPEDRDLVQAVLALPEKYRVVLHLFYYEDESVSDIASLLKISESAVKNRLLRGRKMLKNMLKGG; this is encoded by the coding sequence ATGAGACAACCTGTGGAAGACCTGGTGAGGATGTATCAGGAGAACCTATTCCGGGCGGCCTTCAGCGTCTGCCGGAACCAGCAGGACGCCGAGGACGTCGTCCAGGAAACATTCATCCGGTACATGCGGTCGGACTGGGATTTTGAGAGCGAGGAGCATATCAAGGCCTGGCTCCTCCGCACCGCCATCAACCAGGCGAAGAACGTAGTGCGTTCGTTCTGGCACCGGAACCGTTCCGGGACGGACGAGTTCCTCGAGCAGACGGCCTTTGCGAAACCCGAGGACAGAGACCTGGTCCAGGCGGTCCTCGCACTGCCCGAGAAATACAGAGTCGTCCTGCACCTCTTCTATTATGAGGACGAATCCGTATCGGACATCGCCTCGCTGCTCAAAATATCAGAAAGTGCTGTCAAGAACCGTCTGCTGCGCGGGCGGAAGATGTTAAAAAATATGCTTAAAGGAGGATGA
- a CDS encoding pyridoxamine 5'-phosphate oxidase family protein, whose product MFRKMRRFKQQMTDEACKDVLRDEKRGVLSVIGDDGYPYGIPIDYWYCDEDGKIYFHGAKEGHKIDAVRSCDKVSFTVIDEGVREGEDWPLHFQSVIVFGRIREVEDYDKAMVICRNLLLKFTDDEAEIEHEIEKSGPHVLCLELTPEHMTGKRVKES is encoded by the coding sequence ATGTTCCGCAAGATGAGAAGATTCAAGCAGCAGATGACCGACGAGGCGTGTAAAGACGTTCTGAGAGATGAGAAGAGAGGCGTCCTCTCGGTGATCGGGGACGACGGATATCCGTACGGGATACCGATCGACTACTGGTACTGCGATGAGGACGGGAAGATTTATTTCCACGGAGCGAAGGAAGGGCATAAGATCGACGCGGTCCGGTCCTGCGACAAGGTCTCCTTCACCGTGATCGATGAGGGAGTCCGTGAGGGTGAGGACTGGCCGCTGCATTTTCAAAGCGTGATTGTATTCGGAAGGATCCGCGAAGTGGAGGATTACGACAAGGCGATGGTGATCTGCCGGAATCTCCTCCTGAAATTCACGGACGACGAGGCAGAGATTGAGCATGAAATCGAGAAGTCAGGCCCGCACGTGCTCTGCCTCGAACTTACGCCTGAGCATATGACCGGGAAGCGGGTCAAGGAGTCGTGA
- a CDS encoding tRNA (cytidine(34)-2'-O)-methyltransferase — protein MMNIVLYEPEIPYNTGNIGRTCVAAGAALHLIRPLGFLLSQKEIQRAGLDYWPKLDLHVYDCYDDFLRINAGAKIWMATTKAHQLYTDVHYGPDDFLMFGPESRGIPEEILVDHENDCIRIPMYGDTRSLNLCNSAAIVLYEALRQNGFQGLTLNGALHHLHWKDKS, from the coding sequence ATAATGAACATCGTCCTCTACGAACCGGAAATTCCCTACAATACCGGCAACATCGGCCGCACGTGCGTGGCAGCAGGCGCTGCGCTTCATCTGATCCGCCCGCTCGGCTTCCTCTTAAGCCAGAAGGAAATCCAGCGGGCAGGACTTGACTACTGGCCGAAGCTCGACCTGCATGTCTACGACTGCTATGACGATTTTCTCCGCATAAACGCCGGCGCGAAAATCTGGATGGCGACGACGAAGGCACACCAGCTCTACACGGACGTCCATTACGGGCCGGACGATTTCCTGATGTTCGGTCCAGAGAGCCGCGGCATCCCGGAAGAGATCCTCGTCGACCACGAGAACGACTGCATCCGGATTCCGATGTACGGCGACACGCGCTCGCTGAATTTGTGCAATTCAGCCGCGATCGTGCTCTACGAAGCCCTTCGTCAGAATGGATTCCAGGGTCTTACGCTGAACGGCGCGCTGCACCATCTGCACTGGAAGGACAAATCGTGA
- a CDS encoding iron-containing alcohol dehydrogenase family protein, with translation MHLEMPVSVWDEDQCVKMHAADLARLGTKALLVTGRHSAKACGALDDVTDALSQHRISWTLFNEIEENPSVETILSAREKGLADGADFVIGIGGGSAMDAAKAIALLMRHPEEDGAALYDSESPSDALPVAAVPTTCGTGSEVTPVAVLTRHDKETKQSISHRIFPALALIDGRYLESAPLSLIRNTAVDAIAHLFESAVNAKSTPLSRMFVDAGLREWANNRAFLESGDHELASWSGLMRASAMAGMAIAQTGTSLPHGFSYPITYRIHMAHGRACGYFEAGYLREASAGLRDELLTLAGFRSLDDWQSFYRTVCGPDPLPDEELEHAVDVLAGNPAKLAAAPFAVDRETLHRIAFFGRK, from the coding sequence ATGCATCTTGAAATGCCTGTCAGTGTATGGGATGAAGATCAATGTGTGAAAATGCATGCCGCAGACCTTGCGCGCCTCGGCACAAAGGCCCTTCTCGTCACCGGCCGCCACTCTGCAAAGGCGTGCGGGGCACTGGACGATGTCACAGATGCGCTCAGTCAGCACCGGATCTCCTGGACACTCTTCAATGAAATCGAGGAAAACCCGTCCGTCGAGACCATTCTTAGCGCGCGGGAAAAGGGACTTGCCGACGGCGCCGACTTCGTCATCGGAATCGGCGGCGGCTCCGCGATGGACGCCGCGAAGGCGATCGCGCTCCTCATGCGCCACCCGGAAGAAGACGGCGCAGCCCTCTACGATTCGGAAAGCCCGTCCGACGCGCTTCCGGTCGCGGCTGTCCCGACGACCTGCGGGACCGGTTCAGAAGTGACGCCGGTCGCCGTGCTCACGCGCCATGACAAAGAGACGAAGCAGTCGATCTCCCACCGTATCTTCCCGGCTCTTGCTCTGATCGACGGCCGGTACCTGGAATCGGCTCCGCTCTCTCTTATAAGAAATACAGCCGTCGACGCGATCGCGCATCTCTTCGAGAGCGCGGTCAACGCAAAATCAACGCCGCTCAGCCGGATGTTCGTGGACGCGGGCCTTCGTGAGTGGGCCAATAACCGCGCGTTCCTTGAGAGCGGCGACCATGAACTGGCTTCCTGGTCCGGACTTATGAGAGCTTCCGCGATGGCCGGCATGGCGATTGCCCAGACCGGTACGTCCCTTCCGCACGGATTTTCCTACCCAATCACGTACCGGATCCACATGGCCCACGGCCGCGCATGCGGCTATTTCGAGGCAGGGTACCTTCGTGAAGCATCCGCAGGTCTCCGGGACGAACTGCTCACTCTCGCCGGGTTCAGGTCGCTCGACGACTGGCAGAGCTTCTATCGCACCGTCTGCGGCCCGGACCCGCTTCCGGATGAAGAGCTTGAGCACGCCGTCGACGTACTCGCCGGAAATCCCGCAAAGCTGGCCGCTGCCCCCTTTGCCGTTGACCGTGAGACGCTTCATCGGATTGCATTTTTCGGGAGGAAATAA
- the coaBC gene encoding bifunctional phosphopantothenoylcysteine decarboxylase/phosphopantothenate--cysteine ligase CoaBC yields the protein MLKGKHVLLGVTGGIAAYKACELASALVRQHADVNVIMTANATQFVQPLTFDALTHNRTVTDTFDRQHAWEIEHISLAEKADVVIIAPATANVIAKFANGLADDMLTTTVLASKAPKLIAPAMNTNMYENPVTQHNLDLLRTYDWEIIGPASGRLACGAVGSGKLVDPSVLLEAVDHAVSHEKDMVGLRVLVTAGPTQEAIDPVRFLTNHSSGRMGYAIAKAAAARGAEVTLVSGPVHLPKPGYVRTYDIVSAEDMFCAVRDLAPDMDFVIKAAAVADFRPARVSGDKIKKTSGDTHPSLPLEETTDILAWLGSHRRPGQVLCGFSMETRDMIENSRKKLAKKHVDLIAANNLKEEGAGFEVGTNVLTLISAEDERALPLMSKYDAAQALLDELLAIRRKKRTESGKEG from the coding sequence ATGCTGAAAGGAAAACACGTGCTTCTCGGCGTGACCGGCGGCATCGCCGCGTACAAAGCCTGCGAACTTGCCTCCGCGCTTGTCAGACAGCACGCCGACGTGAACGTCATCATGACGGCAAACGCGACACAGTTCGTACAGCCGCTGACATTCGACGCGCTGACGCACAACCGGACTGTGACGGACACATTCGACCGCCAGCACGCCTGGGAAATCGAGCACATCTCGCTTGCGGAGAAGGCGGACGTGGTCATCATCGCGCCGGCGACAGCCAACGTGATCGCAAAATTTGCGAACGGTCTCGCGGATGACATGCTGACGACAACCGTCCTCGCGTCGAAGGCGCCGAAACTCATCGCGCCGGCGATGAACACAAATATGTACGAAAACCCGGTGACGCAGCACAATCTCGACCTTCTCCGCACGTACGACTGGGAGATCATCGGTCCCGCAAGCGGCCGCCTCGCCTGCGGCGCGGTCGGGTCCGGAAAGCTTGTCGATCCGTCCGTTCTCCTCGAGGCAGTGGACCATGCGGTCTCGCACGAAAAGGACATGGTGGGACTCCGCGTCCTCGTAACGGCAGGACCCACGCAGGAGGCCATCGACCCGGTCCGCTTCCTCACAAATCACTCGAGTGGCCGGATGGGCTATGCGATTGCGAAAGCGGCCGCCGCGCGCGGCGCCGAGGTGACGCTCGTGTCCGGCCCGGTGCATCTTCCGAAACCCGGTTATGTCCGGACTTATGATATCGTCTCCGCTGAAGACATGTTCTGCGCAGTCCGCGATCTTGCGCCTGACATGGATTTCGTCATAAAGGCCGCAGCCGTCGCGGATTTTCGCCCGGCGCGCGTCTCCGGCGACAAGATCAAGAAAACATCCGGCGACACGCACCCATCTCTTCCACTCGAGGAGACGACCGATATCCTCGCCTGGCTCGGCAGCCACCGCCGCCCCGGCCAGGTGCTCTGCGGCTTCTCGATGGAGACGCGCGACATGATCGAAAATTCGCGTAAAAAGCTCGCGAAGAAGCATGTCGATCTGATCGCCGCCAACAATCTGAAGGAAGAAGGCGCCGGCTTTGAAGTCGGCACGAACGTACTCACGCTGATCAGTGCAGAGGACGAACGGGCGCTTCCGCTCATGAGCAAATACGACGCCGCACAGGCGCTTCTCGACGAGCTGCTCGCGATCCGGCGTAAAAAAAGGACCGAATCCGGAAAGGAAGGATAA
- a CDS encoding ECF transporter S component yields MMTDSGTQTIPRVNHANVRSKTITMVQTALLVAVTLVMGTTPLGTIRTPFLSASIVTVPVAIAAMTVGWQASAICGAVFGITSFINAVNGTSGLLTTLFTVNPFGVFVTAVVARVLMGILDGFFFQGLSKVQAARPVRFYLTALAAPLLNTLFFMGSLVLFFYHADYIQNLAAGLGAVNPISFIVALVGVQGVIEAVVGCLLAGSVGMGLSRALRISR; encoded by the coding sequence ATGATGACAGATTCTGGCACACAGACAATTCCAAGAGTCAATCACGCAAATGTAAGGTCAAAGACGATCACGATGGTTCAGACTGCGCTTCTCGTCGCCGTCACGCTCGTGATGGGGACGACGCCGCTTGGCACGATCCGTACGCCTTTCTTAAGCGCGTCGATCGTGACCGTTCCGGTTGCGATCGCCGCGATGACGGTCGGGTGGCAGGCATCGGCGATCTGCGGCGCGGTATTCGGCATCACGAGTTTTATCAACGCGGTGAACGGGACGAGTGGTCTTCTGACGACGCTCTTTACGGTGAACCCGTTCGGCGTCTTCGTGACGGCGGTCGTCGCCCGTGTGCTGATGGGAATTCTGGACGGCTTTTTTTTCCAGGGACTCTCCAAAGTCCAGGCGGCGCGCCCGGTCCGTTTCTATCTGACGGCCCTTGCGGCGCCGCTTCTCAACACGCTTTTCTTCATGGGATCGCTCGTTTTATTCTTCTATCACGCTGATTACATTCAGAACCTTGCGGCCGGACTTGGTGCTGTGAATCCGATCAGTTTCATCGTCGCGCTGGTCGGGGTGCAGGGCGTGATTGAAGCTGTTGTCGGCTGTCTGCTCGCAGGCAGCGTGGGGATGGGACTCTCCCGTGCGCTCAGGATCAGCCGGTGA
- a CDS encoding type III pantothenate kinase → MDEKRGNGMNVLAADIGNSNIVAGFFDGDRLVTSVRMPTQRKWTAQSMLREMTEAMARKGLDPDHLKGAGSVFSSVVPELDGMLTEALARGTGHVPLRAQASLDAGFSTGRYDVSLLGTDRIVDMAAAMAFYGSPIMVCDLGTATTVSVVDRKRRFVGGMIAAGVQLGLDALAERTAQLPQLEAEGTDVLLGEDTIACMRSGSAAACGIMLDGAVERAAEELHEPDLRLVVTGGLGRLVLPWIRRPVTYDPDLLLKGLLILYRNNAPDGKVKA, encoded by the coding sequence ATGGATGAAAAGAGAGGCAATGGGATGAACGTGCTGGCAGCGGACATCGGCAATTCGAATATTGTAGCCGGATTCTTTGACGGGGACCGACTCGTGACGTCCGTCCGGATGCCGACGCAGCGGAAGTGGACGGCGCAGTCGATGCTGCGGGAGATGACCGAGGCGATGGCCCGCAAAGGTCTTGATCCGGACCATCTTAAAGGCGCGGGATCTGTCTTCTCATCCGTTGTGCCGGAGCTCGATGGAATGCTCACAGAGGCGCTCGCGCGAGGGACCGGGCACGTGCCGCTCAGGGCTCAGGCCTCTCTTGATGCCGGCTTTTCGACGGGACGGTACGACGTGTCTCTTCTTGGGACGGACCGGATCGTCGACATGGCGGCCGCGATGGCCTTCTACGGATCCCCGATCATGGTCTGCGACCTGGGAACGGCGACGACGGTCTCTGTTGTCGACCGGAAGAGACGCTTCGTCGGCGGGATGATCGCCGCCGGTGTGCAGCTCGGTCTCGACGCGCTGGCGGAGCGGACCGCACAGCTTCCACAGCTTGAAGCGGAGGGGACGGACGTGCTGCTCGGAGAGGACACGATCGCATGTATGCGAAGCGGATCGGCAGCGGCGTGCGGGATTATGCTGGACGGAGCGGTGGAGCGCGCTGCGGAGGAGCTTCACGAGCCGGATCTTCGTCTTGTCGTGACCGGGGGACTTGGGAGACTCGTCCTGCCCTGGATACGGAGGCCGGTGACCTATGACCCGGACCTGCTCTTAAAGGGACTCCTCATCTTGTATCGGAACAATGCGCCGGACGGGAAAGTGAAGGCCTGA